Proteins encoded together in one Kutzneria kofuensis window:
- a CDS encoding asparagine synthase-related protein yields the protein MPTRAEAVLALLHHATRSVAYPSGRPWLVGSWPDDQIMLHVAGRSRVALIGHTSVSTDHLARLVERTGDVSALDTPLADMAGSCHVIADLGGRQRVQGTVSGVRRVFHAELDGNAVAADRADVLGWLIGAELNQHAVALSLLDPMRPHPLDDVPMWHGVTALPADRFLLVEASGRASTIRWWQPPAPVLPLREGARRLATALSDAVRCRLRGAETVSCDLSGGLDSMAVTFLAARGQGKLVAYTACALDSADDDLAWADRAVVELPGVVHDVLPRDQIPLVYDGIAGADDTLDEPSVGVIDRAKLLTGYRRMAANGSQLHLTGHGGDEVLEGAPSHLHSMLRTHPLRAVDMFRGFRARTHWPVLPTVLTALRTQPYSSWLSSSGVQLAGGGSRLRLVDLEWGIPPTLPPWVTPDAHALIRESFAAVAGSAAPLAGTRGRHADLAAIRGRARLVRSLAQLVAPTGTAMAAPFLDDRVIEACQSVRPHERANPWRHKPLLSEAMRGIVPTRLQGRNGKVDRSAEEEAGIRANRGHLLVLCEGSRLADLGFVDTGQLRAACRYSISPDRLHEPLQQTVACELWLRTSVAG from the coding sequence GTGCCCACACGAGCCGAGGCCGTTCTCGCGCTGCTTCACCACGCGACCCGCTCGGTGGCCTATCCGTCGGGGAGACCGTGGCTGGTGGGCAGCTGGCCGGACGACCAGATCATGCTCCACGTGGCGGGCCGCTCGCGGGTCGCGCTGATCGGGCACACCTCGGTCTCGACGGACCACCTGGCCCGGCTGGTGGAGCGGACCGGGGACGTGTCCGCGCTGGACACCCCGCTGGCGGACATGGCGGGCAGCTGTCACGTGATCGCGGACCTGGGCGGCCGGCAGCGGGTGCAGGGCACGGTGTCGGGCGTTCGGCGGGTCTTCCACGCCGAGCTGGACGGCAACGCGGTCGCGGCCGACCGCGCCGACGTGCTCGGCTGGCTCATCGGTGCCGAGCTGAACCAGCACGCGGTCGCGTTGTCGCTGCTCGATCCGATGCGCCCGCACCCGCTGGACGACGTGCCGATGTGGCACGGCGTGACGGCGCTGCCGGCCGACCGTTTCCTGCTCGTCGAGGCCAGCGGACGCGCCAGCACGATCCGGTGGTGGCAGCCGCCCGCACCGGTGCTGCCGTTGCGTGAGGGCGCCCGGCGCCTGGCGACGGCGCTGTCGGACGCCGTGCGGTGTCGGCTCCGGGGAGCGGAGACGGTCAGCTGCGACCTGTCCGGCGGGCTGGACTCCATGGCGGTGACGTTTCTGGCCGCACGAGGGCAGGGCAAGCTCGTCGCCTACACCGCGTGCGCCCTCGACTCGGCGGACGACGACCTGGCCTGGGCCGACCGGGCGGTGGTCGAACTGCCGGGCGTGGTGCACGATGTCCTGCCGCGTGACCAGATTCCCCTCGTCTACGACGGCATCGCCGGCGCCGACGACACGTTGGACGAACCCTCCGTCGGCGTGATCGACCGGGCGAAGCTGCTCACCGGCTACCGGCGGATGGCCGCGAACGGATCGCAGCTGCACCTGACCGGGCACGGTGGCGACGAGGTTCTCGAGGGGGCGCCCAGTCACCTGCACTCGATGCTGCGCACCCACCCGCTGCGCGCGGTGGACATGTTCCGTGGATTCCGCGCCCGGACGCACTGGCCTGTGCTGCCGACCGTGCTGACCGCGCTGCGCACGCAGCCGTACTCGTCCTGGCTGAGTTCCTCGGGCGTCCAACTGGCCGGCGGCGGCTCCCGGCTGCGCCTGGTCGACCTGGAGTGGGGCATCCCGCCGACGCTGCCGCCGTGGGTGACGCCGGACGCCCACGCGCTGATCAGGGAGAGCTTCGCCGCAGTCGCGGGCTCGGCCGCTCCGCTGGCCGGCACCCGCGGGCGGCATGCGGACCTCGCGGCGATCCGCGGCCGCGCCCGGCTCGTCCGCTCCCTGGCCCAGCTGGTCGCTCCCACCGGGACCGCCATGGCCGCTCCGTTCCTCGACGACCGGGTGATCGAGGCGTGCCAGTCGGTGCGGCCGCACGAGCGGGCCAACCCCTGGCGGCACAAGCCGCTGCTCTCGGAGGCGATGCGGGGCATCGTCCCGACGCGGTTGCAGGGCAGGAACGGCAAGGTGGACCGCTCGGCCGAGGAGGAGGCCGGCATCCGGGCCAACCGCGGCCACCTGCTCGTGCTGTGTGAGGGCTCGCGCCTGGCCGACCTCGGATTCGTCGACACCGGCCAGCTGCGGGCCGCGTGCCGGTATTCGATCTCACCGGACCGGTTGCACGAGCCGCTGCAGCAGACCGTCGCCTGCGAACTGTGGCTGCGGACGTCCGTGGCGGGCTGA
- the wecB gene encoding non-hydrolyzing UDP-N-acetylglucosamine 2-epimerase produces MLITQWGQYMDQSSRSHGSTNGWAPSTALLPRGLYLPEVHLVGGTRAEAVKLAPVAEAIRGRGRMGCLMVATGEQELVFDQALEVFGMRPDIRLPVEPRGGRPELLGSLTRLLDEHFARRRPAAVVVQGDTTTALAGALAAFWRGIPVVHLEAGLRTHDLRAPFPEEANRRLVARVSSLHLAPTAGAAANLHAEGISGPGVLVVGNTVVDALTRVAGRPVNYHDPRLAAVEWRARSGQTRLVLVTVHRTESLGAPLTRIMSALRTLLERHRDVEIVLPIHPNDAARKQLMTGLFGVERVHFTAPLPYDEFCRLLATARLVLSDSGGVQEEAPTFGVPVLVLRDLTERLEALESGDSRLVGSDPQVIVDLAARVLDEPAERGAAGNPFGDGYAAPRVEHGIAWLLGLEQLPPSAPSTVRYTHSERVRAQPART; encoded by the coding sequence ATGTTGATCACCCAGTGGGGGCAGTACATGGATCAGTCCAGCCGGAGCCACGGATCCACCAACGGCTGGGCGCCAAGCACGGCGCTGTTGCCCCGTGGTCTCTATCTTCCCGAGGTGCACCTCGTCGGTGGCACCCGGGCGGAGGCCGTCAAGCTCGCGCCGGTCGCCGAGGCGATCCGCGGCCGGGGCCGAATGGGCTGCCTGATGGTGGCCACCGGCGAGCAGGAGCTCGTGTTCGACCAGGCGCTGGAGGTGTTCGGGATGCGGCCGGACATCCGGCTGCCGGTCGAACCGCGCGGCGGCCGGCCCGAACTGCTCGGCTCGCTCACCCGGCTGCTGGACGAGCACTTCGCCCGGCGGCGGCCGGCGGCGGTCGTGGTCCAGGGCGACACCACGACCGCCCTCGCCGGCGCGCTCGCGGCGTTCTGGCGCGGGATTCCCGTCGTCCATCTGGAAGCCGGCCTGCGCACCCACGACCTGCGCGCGCCGTTCCCGGAGGAGGCCAACCGGCGCCTGGTCGCGCGCGTCAGCTCGCTGCACCTGGCTCCGACGGCCGGCGCCGCGGCCAACCTGCACGCGGAGGGCATCAGCGGTCCCGGCGTGCTGGTGGTGGGCAACACCGTCGTGGACGCGCTGACGCGGGTCGCCGGCCGGCCGGTCAACTACCACGATCCGCGCCTGGCGGCGGTGGAATGGCGGGCGCGCAGCGGGCAGACCCGGCTGGTGCTGGTGACCGTGCACCGCACCGAGTCCCTGGGCGCCCCGCTGACGCGGATCATGAGCGCGCTGCGCACGCTGCTCGAGCGCCACCGGGACGTGGAGATCGTGCTGCCGATCCACCCCAACGACGCCGCGCGCAAGCAGCTCATGACCGGGTTGTTCGGGGTCGAACGAGTGCACTTCACCGCGCCGCTGCCCTACGACGAGTTCTGCCGGTTGCTCGCGACCGCACGGCTGGTGCTGTCGGATTCCGGTGGCGTGCAGGAGGAAGCGCCCACGTTCGGGGTGCCCGTGCTGGTGCTGCGCGACCTGACCGAGCGGCTGGAGGCGCTGGAGAGCGGCGACTCCCGGCTGGTGGGCTCCGATCCGCAGGTGATCGTGGACCTGGCCGCGCGCGTCCTCGACGAGCCGGCCGAGCGCGGCGCCGCCGGCAACCCGTTCGGGGACGGCTACGCCGCGCCGCGGGTCGAGCACGGCATCGCCTGGCTGCTCGGGCTGGAGCAGCTGCCGCCGTCCGCTCCCTCGACGGTGCGGTACACGCACTCGGAGCGCGTCCGGGCGCAGCCGGCCAGGACCTGA
- a CDS encoding phosphatase PAP2 family protein — protein sequence MIALSCVVIVAGLGAWFHQRNSPAGVDRLVADWVHRLAGQHAALMEHVIRIGDPLPVAALVVGLALGSVALGRWRTALFAVVGPTAAVLVTELLLKPMVGRTRYGQLAFPSGHTTGTAAVAMVVLVLFLGSAWLTSPMVKALLALLGFGVSVAVSVALVGRNWHYATDTLGGICVAVASVLVVALVIDKVGGGPYGPPERGGRGLSPAAAGRPLRGLVPAERPDSGRHEIARAGRRDRWEPPRR from the coding sequence ATGATCGCGCTGTCGTGCGTCGTCATCGTGGCCGGGCTCGGTGCGTGGTTCCACCAGAGAAATTCGCCCGCCGGCGTGGACCGGTTGGTCGCCGACTGGGTGCACCGGCTCGCCGGACAGCACGCCGCCCTGATGGAACACGTGATCAGGATCGGCGATCCGCTGCCCGTCGCCGCGCTCGTCGTCGGCCTGGCCCTGGGGAGCGTCGCGCTGGGCCGGTGGCGGACGGCGCTGTTCGCCGTCGTCGGCCCGACCGCGGCGGTGCTCGTCACCGAACTTCTGCTCAAGCCGATGGTCGGTCGGACCCGTTACGGACAGCTGGCGTTTCCCAGCGGCCACACCACGGGCACGGCCGCCGTGGCCATGGTGGTCCTCGTGCTGTTTCTCGGCAGCGCGTGGCTGACCTCGCCCATGGTGAAGGCACTGCTGGCCCTGCTCGGGTTCGGCGTGTCCGTGGCGGTGTCCGTCGCGCTCGTGGGTCGGAACTGGCACTACGCCACGGACACGCTGGGCGGCATCTGCGTCGCCGTGGCGTCGGTGCTCGTCGTCGCGCTCGTGATCGACAAGGTCGGGGGCGGGCCCTACGGTCCGCCGGAGCGTGGCGGTCGCGGGTTGTCCCCCGCAGCGGCCGGCCGGCCGCTGCGGGGTCTGGTGCCGGCCGAGCGACCCGACTCCGGCCGGCACGAGATCGCCCGCGCCGGGCGTCGGGACCGGTGGGAGCCGCCTCGCCGGTGA
- a CDS encoding helix-turn-helix domain-containing protein — translation MALDYSPTVRRRRLAAELRRLREISGLKLEDVAAYLDCRHPKISRIEKGRGAVSVGDVRLMLDFYGVTGVEADRLIQLARDSGKKSWWHSYSDVLPDWLATYVGLEAEAAECRTYEGEVVNGLLQTQEYATAVTLATVDAPSVEEVDRRVELRLKRQRRLHDEQPLELHVVHSEAALRRPVGGRAVMGAQLRHLAQLAELPNVTLRVLPISAGAHPAMLGPFVMLRFPEASDRDVVYLETQVGGLYLEKSEEIADYSRVFDHLCRKAVDPRGTIQLIHRIAEEL, via the coding sequence ATGGCCCTTGACTACAGTCCGACAGTCCGCCGCAGGCGCCTGGCGGCCGAGTTGCGGCGACTACGAGAGATTTCAGGTCTGAAGCTCGAGGACGTCGCCGCGTACCTCGACTGCCGGCATCCGAAGATTTCTCGCATTGAGAAGGGCCGGGGCGCGGTCAGCGTCGGTGATGTGCGCCTCATGCTGGATTTCTACGGTGTCACCGGGGTCGAGGCCGACCGCCTCATCCAGCTGGCCAGGGATTCCGGAAAGAAGAGCTGGTGGCACAGTTATAGTGACGTGCTCCCCGACTGGTTGGCCACCTACGTCGGGTTGGAGGCCGAGGCGGCGGAATGCCGCACATACGAAGGCGAGGTGGTCAACGGACTGCTGCAAACACAGGAGTACGCTACTGCCGTCACACTGGCCACAGTGGACGCTCCGTCCGTCGAGGAGGTCGACCGGCGAGTGGAGCTGCGGCTGAAGCGGCAACGCCGGCTGCACGACGAACAGCCGCTCGAGCTGCACGTCGTGCACAGCGAGGCCGCTCTGCGGCGTCCCGTGGGCGGGCGGGCGGTGATGGGCGCGCAGTTGCGCCACCTCGCCCAGCTCGCCGAGCTCCCGAACGTCACCTTGCGGGTGCTACCGATTTCCGCCGGAGCACATCCGGCCATGCTCGGTCCGTTCGTGATGCTCCGGTTTCCGGAGGCGAGCGACCGGGACGTCGTCTATCTTGAAACCCAGGTCGGCGGTCTGTACCTGGAGAAGTCCGAGGAGATCGCCGACTACTCGCGGGTGTTCGACCATCTGTGCCGCAAGGCGGTCGATCCGCGGGGAACGATCCAACTGATCCACCGAATCGCTGAGGAGCTGTAG
- a CDS encoding helix-turn-helix domain-containing protein, with product MEDRPIPELISDLIKRARMERGLSQTGLAMTLADVSGQDTVTRSEVSRWERGKRIPTRHWLRWLAVVLGVPLERLECAATFSRRFRTVKSVADVLPMVGHGSAEPGAIPRQTANDDAINLEHDRGTFPTPGAK from the coding sequence GTGGAGGATCGGCCAATACCTGAGTTGATTTCCGACCTGATCAAGCGCGCCAGGATGGAGCGCGGCCTGAGTCAGACCGGCCTCGCCATGACCCTGGCCGACGTGTCGGGTCAGGACACCGTGACCCGCTCCGAGGTGTCCCGGTGGGAGCGCGGCAAGCGCATCCCCACCCGGCACTGGCTGCGCTGGCTCGCCGTGGTCCTCGGGGTTCCGCTGGAGCGTCTCGAATGCGCGGCGACGTTCTCGAGGAGGTTTCGGACCGTGAAATCGGTTGCGGACGTGCTTCCCATGGTCGGCCATGGAAGCGCCGAACCGGGCGCAATACCGCGCCAGACCGCGAACGACGACGCGATAAACCTCGAACACGACCGCGGCACATTCCCCACACCGGGGGCCAAATAG
- a CDS encoding DUF397 domain-containing protein, which produces MHNLDLANLTWRKSSRSVGQGACVEMAVRVDRTLVRDSKNPTGPVLAFPQGSVATFLRALKQVCPEHE; this is translated from the coding sequence TTGCACAATCTTGATCTGGCGAACCTGACCTGGCGCAAGAGCAGCCGGAGTGTCGGGCAGGGCGCGTGTGTTGAGATGGCAGTACGTGTGGACCGCACCCTGGTGCGCGACTCCAAGAATCCGACCGGGCCGGTCCTGGCGTTCCCCCAGGGATCGGTGGCGACGTTTCTTCGTGCGCTGAAGCAAGTCTGCCCCGAACACGAGTGA
- a CDS encoding lamin tail domain-containing protein has translation MRRSLAAIVAAGIAALSLITGAATASAAPQTAASVQKSFTFVIDQFATRGPNGPADQYIQIKNLSQIPQDLSNFRVEVAPSLSQRFAVATIPQGTIIQPGQVYVIANPQGYSGPVVDQFFTGNFPLTDRLGVALLSPSGITVDSVATLGTSPFVMGAPASPLTTNQPLALVRFTNTENNAIDFHIAPRTPGLPSPVSIF, from the coding sequence ATGAGGCGTTCTCTCGCGGCCATCGTCGCAGCGGGTATCGCTGCGCTCTCGCTGATCACCGGCGCCGCCACCGCGTCCGCGGCGCCGCAGACGGCGGCGAGCGTGCAGAAGTCCTTCACCTTCGTGATCGACCAGTTCGCCACCCGCGGCCCCAACGGCCCGGCCGACCAGTACATCCAGATCAAGAACCTCAGCCAGATCCCGCAGGACCTGAGCAACTTCCGGGTCGAGGTCGCGCCGAGCCTGTCCCAGCGGTTCGCCGTGGCCACGATCCCCCAGGGCACGATCATCCAGCCCGGTCAGGTCTACGTGATCGCCAACCCGCAGGGCTACAGCGGCCCGGTGGTCGACCAGTTCTTCACCGGCAACTTCCCGCTGACCGACCGGCTCGGCGTCGCCCTGTTGTCCCCGTCCGGCATCACCGTCGACTCGGTGGCCACCCTCGGGACCTCGCCGTTCGTGATGGGCGCCCCGGCGTCCCCGCTGACCACCAACCAGCCGCTCGCCCTCGTGCGCTTCACCAACACCGAGAACAACGCCATCGACTTCCACATCGCGCCGCGGACCCCGGGTCTGCCCAGCCCGGTGTCGATCTTCTGA
- a CDS encoding MMPL family transporter, translated as MVNRTNKTVPRSATTSVGGNRLLRLILHQPRAVIAAAVLLTVIAGVLGVGAVAHLKVGGYDVEQSESIRGREVLAEKFPNSNPNLVVLVDRPGGRVDDPDVTAAGRSLTRRFALAAGVILVGSYWDTPVAELRAKDGGSGMILVRVTGNDDQKAKRIRELHDTLAADGGGVRVRFGGLLQANNDMDAQVKADLTTSETVVIPLTLGLLLFVFGTVVAAGVPLLIGVSAIIGALGVLRVLSVLTDVSVFSVNLATALGLGLAVDYSLLFVSRYRDERRRRPDIAAALTVTMRTAGRTILFSAATVAVALSCLLVFDQYLLRSFAYAGVAVVGVTVLGATVVVPALLVLLGDRIEKWPLPGRRARSGHAVGRWGRLAAVVLRYPVATAMPVVMVLLVLGAPLLHVRFGLADERVLPAQAESRQVADQLREQFPATADGSLSVVAKQWGSSREATYELADYAQRLSGVAGVRRVDSAAGSFVHGAPVERLGAGGTRFQYADATWLSVLTDAEPYSARGADLARAVRALPVPAGRTVLVTGQSAQLVDVTASVTDRAPLAFALIALSSLFLLFLLTGSVVLPLQALVLNLLTLVSVFGAMVWVFQDGHLQTLLGFTPSTQSVVFPILVFCITFGLSMDYEVFVLARITEQHNAGMAVGPAVIQGMSHSARVISAAAAVLCVSFLGLLTSRVSFIQYMGLGAGLAVLLDAYLVRPILVPAFIGLTGRWTWWAPAPLRALHQRYGLSESGR; from the coding sequence TTGGTCAACCGCACGAACAAGACGGTCCCCCGGTCCGCGACGACGTCCGTGGGCGGGAACAGGCTGCTGCGCCTGATTCTCCACCAGCCCAGGGCGGTCATCGCCGCGGCGGTCCTGCTCACCGTGATCGCCGGTGTGCTCGGCGTCGGCGCCGTCGCGCACCTCAAGGTGGGCGGGTACGACGTCGAGCAGTCCGAGTCGATCCGCGGCCGGGAGGTGCTGGCCGAGAAGTTCCCCAACAGCAACCCGAATCTGGTCGTGCTCGTGGACCGGCCGGGCGGCCGCGTCGACGATCCCGACGTGACGGCGGCCGGCCGATCGCTGACCCGGCGGTTCGCGCTGGCCGCCGGCGTGATCCTCGTCGGGTCCTATTGGGACACACCGGTGGCCGAGCTGCGCGCCAAGGACGGCGGATCCGGGATGATCCTGGTGCGGGTGACCGGGAACGACGACCAGAAGGCCAAGCGGATCCGCGAACTGCACGACACGCTGGCCGCTGACGGCGGCGGCGTCCGGGTGCGATTCGGCGGCCTGTTGCAGGCGAACAACGACATGGACGCTCAGGTCAAGGCCGATCTCACCACGTCGGAGACGGTGGTGATCCCGCTGACGCTGGGATTGCTGCTGTTCGTGTTCGGCACCGTCGTCGCGGCCGGTGTCCCGCTGCTGATCGGCGTCTCCGCCATCATCGGCGCGCTGGGCGTGTTGCGCGTGTTGAGCGTGCTCACCGACGTCTCGGTGTTCTCGGTCAACCTGGCCACCGCTCTCGGGCTCGGCCTCGCTGTCGACTACAGCCTGCTGTTCGTCTCGCGCTACCGCGACGAGCGCCGCCGTCGGCCCGACATCGCGGCCGCGCTCACCGTGACCATGCGCACCGCCGGCCGGACGATCCTGTTCAGCGCCGCGACGGTGGCCGTCGCGCTGTCCTGCCTGCTGGTGTTCGACCAGTACCTGTTGCGCTCGTTCGCCTACGCCGGTGTCGCCGTGGTCGGCGTGACGGTGCTCGGCGCCACGGTCGTGGTACCGGCGCTGCTGGTGCTTCTCGGCGACCGCATCGAGAAGTGGCCGTTGCCGGGACGTCGGGCTCGCAGCGGTCACGCGGTGGGCCGGTGGGGCCGCCTGGCCGCGGTCGTGCTGCGCTATCCCGTCGCGACCGCCATGCCGGTGGTCATGGTCCTGCTGGTGCTCGGCGCGCCGCTGCTGCACGTCCGGTTCGGTCTCGCCGACGAGCGGGTGCTGCCCGCGCAGGCGGAGAGCAGGCAGGTCGCCGACCAGTTGCGCGAGCAGTTCCCGGCGACCGCCGACGGTTCCCTGTCCGTCGTGGCGAAGCAGTGGGGGTCGAGCCGGGAGGCGACCTACGAGCTGGCCGACTACGCGCAACGGCTGTCCGGGGTGGCGGGCGTCCGTCGGGTGGACAGCGCCGCCGGGTCCTTCGTCCACGGCGCGCCGGTCGAGCGACTGGGCGCGGGCGGCACGCGGTTCCAGTACGCGGACGCGACGTGGTTGTCGGTGCTCACCGACGCCGAACCGTACTCGGCCCGTGGGGCCGACCTCGCCCGCGCGGTTCGGGCACTGCCGGTGCCCGCCGGGCGCACGGTGCTGGTGACCGGGCAGTCCGCACAGCTCGTCGACGTCACGGCGTCGGTCACCGACCGAGCACCGCTCGCGTTCGCGCTGATCGCGCTGTCGTCGCTGTTCCTGCTGTTCCTGCTCACCGGCAGTGTCGTGCTGCCCCTGCAGGCGCTGGTGTTGAACCTGCTGACGCTCGTCTCGGTGTTCGGCGCGATGGTGTGGGTCTTCCAGGACGGCCACCTGCAGACGCTGCTCGGGTTCACCCCGTCCACGCAGTCCGTGGTGTTCCCGATCCTGGTCTTCTGCATCACCTTCGGGCTCTCGATGGACTACGAGGTGTTCGTGCTGGCCCGGATCACCGAGCAGCACAACGCCGGGATGGCCGTGGGGCCCGCGGTGATCCAGGGCATGTCCCACAGCGCGCGGGTGATCAGCGCGGCCGCGGCGGTGCTGTGCGTGTCGTTCCTCGGCCTGCTGACCTCGCGGGTGTCGTTCATCCAGTACATGGGACTGGGTGCCGGCCTGGCCGTCCTTCTGGACGCCTACCTCGTGCGGCCGATCCTGGTGCCGGCCTTCATCGGGCTGACGGGCCGGTGGACCTGGTGGGCGCCGGCGCCGCTGCGCGCGCTGCACCAGCGGTACGGCCTGAGCGAGAGCGGCCGGTAG